From the Acidovorax sp. NCPPB 3576 genome, the window CGCCTCGGGCAGCGCGTAGGTGCCCTCGGTCTCGATGGGGTTCTGCGTGGCCATCACCAGAAAGGGCTCGGGCACGCGGTGCGTCTCGCCCGCGATGGTCACCTGGCGCTCCTGCATCACCTCCAGCAGCGCGCTCTGTACCTTGGCGGGCGCGCGGTTGATCTCGTCGGCCAGCAGCAGGTTGGTGAACACCGGGCCGCGCGTGGTGCTGAACTCGCCCGTGCGCTGGTTGTACATGCGCGTGCCCACCAGGTCGGCGGGCACCAGGTCGGGCGTGAACTGGATGCGCTTGAACTGGCCCTGCACGGTGCTGGCCAGGGTCTTGACGGTGAGCGTCTTGGCCAGGCCGGGCACGCCTTCCACCAGCAGGTGGCCCTGCGACAGCATGGCCACCATCACGCGCTCCAGGAAGCGGTCCTGCCCGACCACGACGCGCTTGACCTCATAGAGGATCTGCTCCATCAGCGTGGCGGTGCCGGGGGTCTGGGAGGGCAGGTCCATGGGGCGGGCTCCGAATGACGGGAAAAGGGAAAAGGCGGCGTGCGGTGGATAAAAAAGAGCGCTAGAACGGCGGCATGCCGACCGCCGCCGCCGCGTTCTCGATGGGCACGGCGAAGCCGATGCCGATGAAGGTGCGCGCGGGCGTGGGGTTCAGGATGGCGGTGACGATGCCGACCACCTCGCCGTCGAGCGTGACCAGCGGCCCGCCCGAGTTGCCCGGGTTGGCCGCGGCGTCGAACTGGATCAGGTGCTGCAGCTCGCGCTTGCCTTCGGGCGAGTCGAACTCGCGCTCCAGCCCCGACACCACGCCGGCCGAGGCCGAGGGGCCGATGCCGAACGGAAAGCCCACCGCCACCACCGCATCGCCCGGGCGCAGGTTCTGCGTGGAGCGCAGCGGGGCGGCCACGAGGTCGTCGGGAATCTTGTGGGCCTGCAGCACCGCCAGGTCGTTCTCGGGCTGCACGCCGGTGACGCTGGCGCCGGCCTCCATGCCGTCGGAGAAGGTGATCTGCACGCGCGTGGTGCCCTGCACCACGTGCAGGTTGGTGAGGATGACGCCTTTGTCCAGGATCACCACGCCGGTGCCGATGCCACGCTCGACCTCCTTGCCCTTCTTGGTGCGGCCGTAGCCCACCACGCGCACCACCGACGGCGCGATGGTCTGCACCGCGCGCGCCGTGGCCGAGGGCAGGGGCTGCGTCTCCAGCGTGCGCAGCACGGCGGCGTCGATGTCCTTTTGCGTGAGGGGCGCCGGGGGCGGGCGCTGGCCCATCCAGACGCTGGCGGCCAGCAGCACCGACAGCAGCACGATGGCGGCCCACAGGGCGCGCTGGGTGTGAATGGGGGCGGGGGTGGTAACGCGCGGTGATGGCGGGGCCGGGGGAGCGCCTGCGGGCTCGGCGTGTGCGCCGTCCCCGCTGCGCCGGGCGGCGGTGGGCAGGCCACCGGCCGGGCCATGCGATGCGGCCTCGTGCGGTGGCGCCTCGGGGGCGCTGCGGCGGTCGGAGCGGGAGCTGCTGTAGCGGGGTGGCCTGGGCATGCTGACACCTCTGGAAGCGGGCGCGCCACGCAGGGAGGGAAGGAGGGGGCGGCGGCGGAACGGTCACGGTAGCACGGAAAAGCCCGCCGCGCATGTGACAGGGCGTATCGGCCCGGGCCATGCACCGCCGGGCCTGCCGCGTCGGGCATCATCCGCGCATGCACACCTGGATCGACACCCACTGCCATCTGGATGAGTTCGAGGCGCATGCCGGGCTGGCGCACCTCGACCAGATCCGTGCCGAGGCCGCGCGTGCCGGCGTCGCGCACTGCGTGTTGCCGGCGGTGGAGCTGGGCAACCTGGACGCCGTGCGCCGCCTGGCGCACCGCCATGGCGACAGCTACGCGCTGGGCATCCACCCGCTGTTCACCGGCCGCGCCGGCGACGGCGACGTGGACACGCTGGCCCAGGCGCTGCAGGCCCACCACGCCGACCCGCGCCTGGTGGCCATCGGCGAGATCGGCCTCGACTACTTCGTGCCCACGCTGGACGGCCCGCGGCAGGAGCGCTTTTACCGGGCGCAGCTGCAACTGGCCCAGCGCTTCGACCTGCCGGTGATCCTGCACGTGCGGCGCTCGGCCGACAAGGTGCTCAAGGGCCTGCGCGAGCGCCCGGTGCGCGGCGGCATCGCCCATGCCTTCAACGGCAGCCTGCAGCAGGCCCAGGCGTTCATCGCCATGGGATTCAAGCTCGGCTTCGGCGGGGCGGTCACGTTCGACCGCGCGCTGCAGCTGCGCCGGCTGGCGGCCGAGCTGCCGCTCGAATCGCTGGTGCTGGAAACCGATGCCCCCGACATTCCTCCGCACTGGCTCTACGTGACCGCCGCCCAGCGGGCCGCCGGCGCGCCGCCCGCGCGCAACGCGCCGGGCGAGCTGCCGCGCATCGCCGAGGTGGTGGCCGGGCTGCGCGGCATGCCGGTGGCGGAGCTGGCGCAGGCCACGCGGGCCAACGCCTGCGCGGCGCTGCCGCGGCTGGAGGCGCTGCTGGCGATCTGAGTCTTTTTGGCCGCCAGCGCAATAAGCACTAGGGCATATTGCTATGATATTTATAGTAACCCGCTGGCATCCCGTGCGCCTCGGCCCGGTCTCGCGACATCGCTGGGCCCGTCGATTCCCGGTCCCCCTCTTTTTCTCCCCAATGCCCCCCGATGATGGTCGCCATGGATTCCGCCTCCGATCCGCCTGATCCCCCGCACCCTGCACCCCCCGCGCCTTCCGGTCCCGTGCCGGCGGCGGCCCCGCGTCTTGTCGGGCTGGCGCCGGTCGTCTCGCCGCGCACCGTGGTGCTGCTGCTCGGCAGCTTTCCCGGCGCGGCCTCGCTGCGTGAGGGGCAGTACTACGGGCACCCGCAGAACCACTTCTGGCGCATCCTGCAGGCGCTGTGGCCGCAACCCGTGCTGCCCGGGCGTGACGACTACGCCGGGCGCTGCGCCTGGCTGCTGGACCGGGGCCTGGGCCTGTGGGACGTCTATGCGGCCTGCGAGCGCGAGGGCAGCCTGGACACCGACATCCGCAACGCCGTGGTGAACGATTTCCGGGCGCTGCGGGCGCAGTGCCCCCGCCTGGCCGCCATCGCCCACAATGGCGGGGAGAGCTTCCGGCACGCCAAGGCCGTGCGCACCCACCTGGGCCTGCCACCCGCGCTGCTGGAGGGCGGCGTGCAGTCCCTGCGGCTGCCCTCCACCAGCCCGGCCAACGCCTCGTGGAGCTTCGACGAGAAACTGAACGCCTGGGCTGCCGCCTTGGGCACTTATGGATTGGTGTGACGATTTGACCCGCAAGAAAAACGACAGCGAAGCCCTGCCCGAGGTGAGCGTCTCCGACGATGGCGAGGTGCGCCACCTGCACCTGGGCACGCCGTGGATCCAGGGCTCCATGCGCGTGGCCGAGCCCTTCGTGCTGGAGCTGGAATACGTGCAGCGCATGATGGCCTGGCTGCTCTTCGTCGAGCCCGCCAGCGTCACCAAGCGCCACGCCATGCAACTGGGCCTGGGCGCCGGTGCCCTCACCAAGTTCTGCCACAAGAAGCTGCGCATGTGCGCCACCGCCATCGAGCTCAACCCCCAGGTGCTGGCCGTGTGCCGCGCCTGGTTCAAGCTGCCGCCCGACGGCCCCAAGCTGCGCGTGATCCTGGGCGATGCCGCCGTGGAGATCCGCGACCCGATGTGGCTGGGCACGGTCGATGCCCTGCAGGTGGACCTGTACGACCACGAGGCCGCCGCGCCCGTGCTCGACAGCGCCGCCTTCTATGCCGACTGCCGCGCGCTGCTGTCCGAGGACGGCGCCATGACCGTCAACCTGTTCGGCCGCGCCTCCAGCTACGAGCGCAGCCTGGGCAAGATGGCCGAGGCCTTCGGCGCCGATGCGCTGTGGGCCTTCAAGCCCACGCGCGAAGGCAACACCGTGGTACTGGCGCAGCGCACGCCCACGCGGCCCAAGCGCGCCGAACTGATCGAGCGCGCCGAGGCCGTGCAGGCCCGCTGGGACCTGCCGGCCACCAAGTGGGCGCGCGTTTTCAAGCCGGTGGCCGCATGACGCGGGCCGCTCCGGCCTTCCGCCGTGGTAGGTGCTGGTGCTGCCGCCGCACCGCTGCGCTCGCCCTTCCTCTCCTTTGAACGAGGCCCGCCCATGAGCACCGCCACCCCCACCGACACCCCGACGAAGCCCCCTGCCTATACCGGGCCGCTGGAGTGGCGCCGGCTGGTGGACTGGCTGCGGGCCGACGGCGTGATCTCGGCCGAGGAGGCCGCCCGCACCATCGCCCGCTGCTCGCAGGCCGAAAGCCGCCAGCACCCGCTGGTGCGCCTGGCCAACGTGGCCATGGCCCGCGCGAGCGACGGCCGCCCGCTCGATGCCGAGCTGCTCACGCAATACCTGGCCCAGCGCAGCGGCCTGGCGTACCTGCGCATCGACCCGCTCAAGGTGGACGTGGGCCGCGTGGCCGACACCATGAGCGCCAGCTACGCCGAGCGCCACAAGGTGCTGCCCGTGCAGGTCACGCCCAAGGAGGTCGTGATCGCCACGGCCGAGCCCTTCATCGACGACTGGGTGGCCGAGGTGGAGCGCCAGGCGCGCCGCACGGTGCGCCGCGTGGTCGCCAACCCGCAGGACATCCAGCGCTTCACCGCCGAGTTCTTCGCGCTGGCCAAGTCGGTGCGCGCCGCGCAGAAGGCCGGCGGGGCCTCGGCGGGCAGCAGCTTCGAGCAGCTCGTGGAGCTGGGCAAGAGCAACAAGCAGCTCGATGCCAACGACCAGGGCGTGGTCAAGGTGGTGGACTGGCTGTGGCAGTACGCCTTCGACCAGCGCGCGAGCGACATCCACCTGGAGCCGCGCCGCGAGCAGGGCGTGATCCGCTTTCGCATCGACGGCGTGCTGCACCCGGTCTACCAGATGCCCATGGGCGTGCTCAACGCGATGGTCTCGCGCGTGAAGCTGCTCGGCCGCATGGACGTGGTGGAGCGCCGCCGACCGCAGGACGGCCGCATCAAGACCCGCAACCCGCGCGGCGACGAGGTGGAAATGCGCCTGTCCACGCTGCCCACGGCCTTCGGCGAGAAGATGGTGATGCGCATCTTCGACCCCGACAACGCGGTGAAGGACCTCGACGCGCTGGGCTTTTCGCAGCACGACGCCACGCGCTGGGAGGCGCTGGTCAAGCGCCCGCACGGCATCATCCTGGTGACCGGCCCCACGGGCTCGGGCAAGACCACCACGCTGTACTCCACCTTGAAGCGCGTGGCGACCGAAGAGGTCAACGTGAGCACGGTGGAAGACCCGATCGAAATGATCGAGCCCAGCTTCAACCAGACGCAGGTGCAGCCGCAGCTCGACTTCAACTTCGCCGAAGGCCTGCGCGCGCTGATGCGCCAGGACCCGGACATCATCATGGTGGGCGAAATCCGTGACCTCGCCACGGCCGACATGGCGGTGCAGGCCGCGCTCACCGGCCACCTCGTGTTCAGCACGCTGCACACCAACGATGCGCCCAGTGCCGTCACGCGGCTCATGGAGCTGGGCGTGCCGCCCTACCTCATCAACGCCACGCTGCTGGGCATCCTGGCGCAGCGGCTGGTGCGCACGCTGTGCAAGCAGTGCAAGCAAAAGGACGAGGCCGCCTCGGTCGAGGCGCTGGCCGAAGTGGTCAAGCCCTGGAAGCTCAACGGCGGCTACCAGCCCTACAAGCCCGTGGGCTGCGTGGACTGCCGCATGACGGGCTTTCATGGCCGCATGGGCCTGTACGAGCTGCTCACCGTGAGCGAGGCGCTCAAGGACCGCATCAACCAGGCGCCGTCCATCGACGTGCTGCGCCGCCAGGCCGTGCAGGACGGCATGCGCCCGCTGCGCCTGGCCGGCGCGCTGCGCGTGGCCGAAGGCATCACCACGCTCGAAGAAGTGATCGCCGCCACGCCGCCGCTGGAATAGGCCGCGCCGCCGCGCAGGGCTCCCGGGGGCCGGCTGCGCGCACGTTGTCCGTGCCGTGCCGGGCCCTTCATGCACCGCCTGCGGACGCTCTGCCGTAGCGCGCCGGCACGGCTTTTTCCGAGGCGCCACCCTGCGGTTTTCCCTAGGCGCTGGATAGGTGGAATCCACATCGATCCCGAGTGGACCGGACTGCACAATCGCCCGTCAAGTTCTTGTAAGGAGACGTTTTCGTGAAAATCAAGAGCCAGAAAGATTTCTTTTCGGGCCTCATGTTCATGGGGGTGGGCGTGGCCTTCGCGGTCGGCGCCTCCAACTACAACATCGGCACCGGCGCCCGCATGGGCCCCGGCTACTTTCCCCTGATCCTCGGCATCATCCTCGCCATCCTCGGCGTGGCGATCACGTTCTACGCCACGGTGGTGGAGAGCGTGGATGGCGACAAGGTCGGCAAATGGGCGTGGAAGCAGCTGTTCTTCATCCTGGCCTCGAACTTCGCGTTCGGCGTGCTGCTGGCGGGACTGCCCTCGTTCGGCGTGCCGGCCATGGGACTGATCGTCGCGATCTACGCGCTGGTGTTCATCGCCAGCCTGGCCGGCGACACGTTCAATGCCAAGGAAGTTTTCGTCCTCGCCACCGTTCTCGCGGTCGGCAGCTACGTGGCTTTCGTGTGGGCGCTGAAGCTGCAGTTCCCGGTGTGGCCCAGTTTCATTTCGGGTTGATCAGGAGCATCGAAAACCATGGAATTGTTTGACAACCTGGCGATCGGCTTCGGCGTCGCCTTCACGTTTCAGAACCTCATCTACTGCTTCGTCGGCTGCCTGCTGGGCACGCTGATCGGCGTGCTGCCGGGCATCGGGCCCGTGGCCACCATCGCCATGCTGCTGCCCGCCACCTACGCGCTGCCCCCCGTGGCCGCGCTGATCATGCTGGCCGGCATCTACTACGGCGCGCAATACGGCGGATCGACCACCGCCATCCTGGTGAACCTGCCGGGCGAATCGTCCTCGGTGGTGACCGTGATCGACGGCTACCAGATGGCGCGCAAGGGCCGGGCAGGGCCCGCGCTGGCAGCCGCCGGGCTGGGCTCGTTCTTCGCCGGCTGCGTGGGCACGCTGATCCTGGCCGCCTTCGCGCCGCCGCTGACCGAAGTCGCCTTCAAGTTCGGCCCCGCCGAATACTTCTCGCTGATGGTGCTGGGCCTGATCGGCGCCGTGGTGCTGGCCTCGGGCTCGCTGCTCAAGGCCGTGGCCATGATCGTGCTGGGCCTGCTGCTGGGCCTGGTGGGCACCGACGTGAACTCGGGCGTCGCCCGCTACAGCTTCGACATCCCTGAACTGACCGACGGCATCAACTTCGTCGTGATCGCCATGGGCGTGTTCGGCTACGGCGAAATCATCGCCAACCTGTCCAAGCCCGAGGACGACCGCGAGGTGTTCACCGCCAAGGTGCACGGCCTCATGCCGACCAAGGAAGACTTCAAGCGCATGATCCCCGCCGTGCTGCGCGGCACGGCGCTCGGCTCGGCCCTGGGCATCCTGCCTGGCGGCGGCGCGCTGCTGGCGGCCTTCGCGGCCTACACCATCGAGAAGAAGACCAAGCTGCAACCCGGCGAAGTCCCCTTCGGCAAGGGCAACATCCGCGGTGTGGCGGCCCCCGAGTCGGCCAACAACGCCGGCGCGCAGACCTCCTTCATCCCGCTGCTGACGCTGGGCATTCCGCCCAACGCCGTGATGGCGCTGATGGTGGGTGCCATGACGATCCACAACATCCAGCCCGGCCCCCAGGTGATGACGAGCAACCCCGAACTCTTCTGGGGCCTGATCGCCTCGATGTGGCTCGGCAACGCGATGCTGATCATCCTGAACCTGCCGCTGATCGGCCTGTGGATCAAGCTGCTGACCGTGCCCTACCGCTGGCTGTTCCCCTCCATCGTGCTGTTCTGCGCGGTGGGCGTGTACGGCACGAACAACAACACGTTCGACGTGTGGCTGGTCGGCATCTTCGGCTTCATCGGCTACCTGTTCCACAAGCTGGGCACCGAACCCGCGCCCCTGCTGCTCGGGTTCATCCTGGGCCCGATGATGGAAGAAAACCTGCGCCGCGCCCTGCTGCTGTCGCGCGGCGACTGGAGCGTGTTCGTCACGCGCCCCATCTCCGCCGGCCTGCTGGCCGCCGCCGTGCTGCTGCTCATCATCGTGCTGCTGCCGGCCGTGAAGAACAAGCGCGAGGAGGCCTTCGTCGAGGATTGACACTCGGTTGGGTACCCCTTCACGATTGAGAAAAACGGCACCTTCGGGTGCCGTTTTTCTTGGGTGTCTCGGGCGCCTTTGGATTTGCACGACCCGGCTTCACAAACCTTCAACCACTTCGCGCAGAACGTGGTCATAACGGGCAACACGTTGCGGCAGATGGCGCATGAGGGCGCCCCAGGGCGCGGCGGAGCGATTCTTTGCGGCGCCGTCCTCGGATGATGTGTACTACGCACGCAATCGGAGCGAAATGGACCGGCCGCCATCTGCATCGGTCTGGGGGCTCCCGCTGGACGAAGGCAACGGGCTCTTCTTCTGACATGCCGCTGGCATATCGGGGACGACACTCACGCTGGGTGGCGATCTCTGCGAGCCGGGCACGGCGGGCGGCTTTTCGCCATGGTCCTGTCAGGCAAGGGTGCTGGCCAACTGCGGTAAGGGGTCCACCCCCCCGACCCGTTGAACCATTCGATTCCCGGGGATGTGAAGGGGTTGAACTGAAAACGCTTGATGGCGTTTTTCACCTAGTGATTTGCACTTTTGGGTTTCGCACCGTGAGCAATTTTTTCGGGTTGTCATGTGATGCGGGGCGCACTGGCCGCCACGCTTCAGGCCATTGAAGCAATGAGGTAAACACCATGGGCGTAAGCTCTTCCAAATCAAGCGGGCGCTCCAGCGGACTGGGCCGTGACGTAGCTACAGCGAGCTTGCCCCCGCCACGCGATCAGCCATCAGCCATGCGTTCTGGCACTCAGAGCAGCAATAGTCACCTGAGTCACTTAGGTGAGTTGGGCCGCAATCGACCTGGGACATCCAGCACCGGCGTTGCAGCGCTACAGCCGGTACGGCAATCGCTCCCCTCTCCAGGGCAGGCGGCAGTGACCGATGTCCTGAAATTTGTGCGTGAAACCTACTACAAGCCCAACATGAAATCGGGCAATAAAGTAAAGGGCGAAGGTGGAGACGACGAAGTGCGCCGCCAAGAAATGGCAACGCAAGAAGTTATACGGATTCGGGAGCAGGACGATCCCGTCGCCGCCGCCATGGCGGGGAAGGCCCACCAATGCGGAGAATTGACGGATCTGGCCATATATCATCTGCAAAAGCGACATATCCAAGCCCAATGTCTATCGCTTGGCGAAGATGAAGAAGGAGATGCACTGCATGAAGTCGCCATCATTGGCCCTGCTTCAAATCCCTTGCCTGTAGACATGACGCAGTGGCATCCAGACGTGTATGTCTGCGATCCCTGGGCCAACATCGCATGCAGTGCCAGGGATTATCCTAAAGAGTTCGAGCAGAAGATGAAGAAGTGGCAGGATGCTGGCAAGCTGATTGGCTGTCCACCAGAAGGCTTCGTCCTGCCCAACAACGAGAAATGGGTGAATGGCGTGCTTTATGCAAAAAAAGAGGCTCTAGGGGCAGAGCTTCAATAGGCTGCGGATGTTCACTGATCACGGCGAAAGGCGATGTGGAATGGCGTCGCGTGAGGTCGTCAGCACCAAGGTGAAGGATACCCACGGCATGCATGGTCAAGGCATCACCGCTGAGTCCGGCAAGGGCGGGCAGTCCGTGCACTTCGGGGGGATGTTCTCGAACACCACGTCGCGCCCTGCACGCACCTTGTTCATGGGCGGGTTGAGGTACCAATACAACTGGCCGTTGATCCAGAGGTCCACCACGTCGCTGGTGCCTAGTAGTGTTCTTGGCTTTACGCGATAAAGCCGAATCACGTGGGGATAACGCATGTCCATGTGCGTTAAACGTTGAAGCCAGGAGGCTTCGTAGTAATCCAACCGGTACACACGGCGGGGGCTGTAGTGACTTCGATCGTAGGTGGGGGTAACGAAGTACCGCCCTGCGACGATCAATGCGATCGCGAGAGCCGTCCGCTTTAGAAAACCCGGTACTTTTTCTTCTCAGGGCATGATTTCGGCATCGGTCAGCGGTGGACAGTCGGCGCACTCCGGCGGAATGTTCTCGAACACCACGTCGCGCCCTACACGCACTTTGTTCATGGGCGGGTTGAGATACCAATACAACTGGCCGTTGATCCAGAGGTCCACCACATCGCTTTCGCCCAGCAGTGTTCTCGGCTCTACGCGATAAAGCCGAATCACGTGGGGATAACGCATGTCCATGTGGGTTAAACGTTGAAGCCAGGAGGCTTCGTAGTAGTCCAACCGGTACACACGGCGGGGGCTGTAGTGACTTCGATCGTAGGTTGGCGTCACGAAGTACCAGCCCCCGACGATCAAGGCAATCGCGAGAGCAGCCCGTTTTAGAAGACCCCGATATTTTTTCATTCCGCGCACCTCACTTCACCACTGGAATTTCAGCGGGAATGCCAGTCGAATCCTGTGCACATTCGATAGCACCATGAAGTCTCCACCTCGATGATTTTTTCCTCGCCATTGGCGAAAATCCTTGTTCTGCACGATGTACTTGTACCCTTGCACCGTGCTGGGAGGTTCATCCACTACGGCGTCATCAACGGGTACGTTCAGCCGCGTGCTGACACCACACTCCACGCCGCTAAAACCCCAGCAGCCTAATGGCTGGGAGATGAAGTTGCCGCCGTCGTTGAAGTCATAGGCATCACGCAAATAAAAGCCGAGCTCTTCGATTTCCACTTTGGCTTTGCCCGGTCCCTGGGGAAAAACCGTGCCCGATACCGCCACATTCATTTGTGCTTCTCCCATCGCGCCATAGAAGTCGTCCATGGGATCACTCCATCTGCCAAACGACAGGTAGTTGACTTGGCACGTGTCCTCCAGGATTTTGGCCGGCAGCGCGAGATTGCCTAAACGCCAGCACTGGTCCTGGCGCCCTCTGCTTTGGCGATCCACTCGGTCTTTCAGTTGGGCAATGCCTGCAGGGCTTGCCCATTTCGATCGCAAGCTGGCCATGGCCACCTGCACCCGTGCGAAACCTAATGCCCATTCCATCATGACGGTGCTTTCGTCGAGATGCTGAGCAGGAAGTTGACTCAGACGATTGGGGGGTTCGCTGAATTTCATTTCCTTTGTCATCTGGTATGCCGCACCTTTAAACCACCGCTCCATCAACGCCGCCGCGACCGGCCACCCCAAGCGCGAGCGCATCACCGATGGAATGTCCCGCAGCTGGAATAAACGAGTGGCATATTGCGGCGCGTTCTTGCGCCCAAGCATGGACTGCAGGGCCTCCTGCGGCGCCTTCAGAAGATCGACCATTTCCCGACTCCCTTTGTTTTCCAGTAACGCTGAGGCTTGCGCGACCGGGGCAGATTATGGAGAGGAAATGGCTTGAATCCCGCAGAGGTACTCCATGAATGGGTTGCGAGACGTAACTGTTCAGCAAATCAACGCGGTGTTTCACGATGCCGCCCCGCGGTGCCCTGGGTGCGGCTGCGGATAACTGCGACCCCGCCGGTATCGCCGATCGCGGGGCGGGCCGCGCACAGGGCCGATGGCTGTGCCGCCGCCTGCGTGCGACACTGAATGAATGCGCACCCGGCCAACGCACCGGGCTGCCCAACCCGCCGAATCCATGCAGCAGTCCACACCCCCCGATACCGCGCGCTCCACGGCCCCTGCCGTCGAAGCGTCCGCTTCCGTTCCAGCACAGCCCTCGGGGCCTTTGCCCGCGCCCAATGCCGGCGTGGCCGCCGGCATGGCCCTGGCCCTGGTCGGCGCCATCGCCTTCAGCGGCAAGGCCATCATCGTCAAGTTGGCCTATCGCCACGGCGTGGACGCGGTCACGCTCATCATGTACCGCATGCTGTTCGCACTGCCCATCTTCGCGGCCATGGCGTGGTGGGCCAGCCGGGGCAAGGCGCCGCTCACGCGCCGCGACTGGGCGGGGGTGGCGTGGCTGGGCTTCACGGGCTACTACCTGGCGAGCTTTCTCGACTTTGCCGGGCTGGCCTACATCAGTGCCAGCCTGGAGCGGCTGATCCTGTACCTCAACCCCACCCTGGTGGTGGTGCTGGGCTGGGTGCTGTATCGCCGCAGCATCCGCTGGGGGCAGGTGCTGGGCATGGCGATCAGTTACTGCGGCGTGGTGCTGGTGTTCGGGCACGAGGCGGGATTGCAGGGCGCGTACGTGGCCTGGGGCGTGCTGCTGGTGTTCCTGTCGGCCGTGAGCTATGCGGTCTATCTGGTGTACAGCGGCGAGATGGTCAAGCGCATCGGCTCGCTGCGCCTGGTGGGCCTGGCGACCACGGTGGCCTGCATTTGCTGCCTGCTGCAGTTCGCGGTGCTGCGGCCGCTGGGCGCGGCGGTGGTGGCGCCCGAGGTGCTGTGGCTGTCGCTGCTGAACGCCACGCTGTGCACGGCGGTGCCCGTGCTGCTGGTGATGATGGCCATCGAGCGCGTGGGCGCGGGCCTGGCCGCGCAGGCCGGCATGGTGGGGCCGCTGTCCACGATCCTGATGGGCGTGTGGCTGCTGGACGAGCCGTTCACGCTGTGGGTGGCGTCGGGCACGGCGCTGGTGCTCACGGGCATCTTCGTCTTCACCCGCATGGCGGCGCGCAAGCCCGCGGGCTGACGCCTCGGTGAGCCGGTGCACAGCGGCGGGCATTCCCCTTGCCCGGCGCTGGCGTGCGGCGCTTCGTATCATGGTCCTTCGATCATCGGCGCACCTGGGGCAGGGCGCGCGATGCATCCCTGTGTGATTCGCAACGGGCCGGGCGCGCCGGCCGTGAAAGGAGACTATGGACCTGGGTATTGCCGGTAAATGGGCGTTGGTGTGCGGCGCCAGCAAGGGTTTGGGGTATGGCTGCGCCGAGGCGCTGGTGCGCGAGGGCGTGAACGTGGTGATCAACGCCCGCAACCCCGAAGCGCTGGAGCAGGCCGCCGCGCAACTGGTGGCCGCGGCGGCGAACGAGTCGGCCACGCTGGCGCACAAGCACCCGCAGCCGGTGG encodes:
- a CDS encoding DUF6402 family protein; translation: MVDLLKAPQEALQSMLGRKNAPQYATRLFQLRDIPSVMRSRLGWPVAAALMERWFKGAAYQMTKEMKFSEPPNRLSQLPAQHLDESTVMMEWALGFARVQVAMASLRSKWASPAGIAQLKDRVDRQSRGRQDQCWRLGNLALPAKILEDTCQVNYLSFGRWSDPMDDFYGAMGEAQMNVAVSGTVFPQGPGKAKVEIEELGFYLRDAYDFNDGGNFISQPLGCWGFSGVECGVSTRLNVPVDDAVVDEPPSTVQGYKYIVQNKDFRQWRGKNHRGGDFMVLSNVHRIRLAFPLKFQW
- a CDS encoding DMT family transporter, with product MALALVGAIAFSGKAIIVKLAYRHGVDAVTLIMYRMLFALPIFAAMAWWASRGKAPLTRRDWAGVAWLGFTGYYLASFLDFAGLAYISASLERLILYLNPTLVVVLGWVLYRRSIRWGQVLGMAISYCGVVLVFGHEAGLQGAYVAWGVLLVFLSAVSYAVYLVYSGEMVKRIGSLRLVGLATTVACICCLLQFAVLRPLGAAVVAPEVLWLSLLNATLCTAVPVLLVMMAIERVGAGLAAQAGMVGPLSTILMGVWLLDEPFTLWVASGTALVLTGIFVFTRMAARKPAG